Proteins encoded by one window of Sulfurospirillum barnesii SES-3:
- the bluB gene encoding 5,6-dimethylbenzimidazole synthase gives MKTFSTVEQNTLKEIILSRRDVRGHHFSKTPLERAIVEEILTCAIHAPSVGFSQPWRFLMIENDATKERIYKEFVKQNAKAQALFKSEALYSRLKLEGIQEAPLNIAVFYKKPEKTILGQTVQKKMGEYSVVCAIQNLWLSARSHGIGIGWVSILRPKKVKKILNIDKNYALVGYLCVGYVSEFLEKPELETLGWETKKNLEDVVQWV, from the coding sequence ATGAAAACATTTAGCACCGTGGAGCAAAATACTCTGAAGGAGATTATTCTCTCAAGGCGTGATGTCAGAGGGCATCACTTTAGCAAAACACCTCTTGAAAGAGCCATTGTAGAAGAGATACTCACCTGTGCCATTCATGCCCCCTCCGTTGGGTTTTCGCAACCGTGGCGTTTTCTTATGATTGAAAATGATGCGACTAAAGAGCGCATTTACAAAGAATTTGTTAAACAAAATGCCAAAGCACAAGCACTGTTCAAATCAGAAGCACTCTACAGCCGTTTAAAATTGGAGGGGATTCAAGAAGCACCTTTGAACATTGCGGTGTTTTACAAAAAACCTGAAAAAACCATACTCGGGCAAACCGTACAAAAAAAGATGGGCGAATACAGTGTGGTCTGTGCCATTCAAAACCTGTGGCTGAGTGCACGAAGCCATGGGATTGGCATTGGGTGGGTGAGCATTTTACGCCCTAAAAAAGTCAAAAAAATTCTCAATATAGATAAAAATTACGCACTTGTGGGCTATTTGTGTGTGGGATACGTAAGCGAGTTTTTAGAAAAACCTGAGCTTGAGACCTTAGGCTGGGAGACGAAAAAAAACCTTGAAGATGTGGTGCAATGGGTGTAA
- a CDS encoding cobyric acid synthase → MPKLNNISIFGTSSDAGKSTLTFVIGKILQSFGYRVVPFKAQNVSNNAHVADDSSEIAVAQAFQADVLGVPTSYHLNPILLKSGTRNNAMLILKGKAIENKDVRAYYREIDTLKPIVTEAFLHLDARYDCVIAEGAGSPVELNLMDKDLSNIFIASSFHTKIILVADIEKGGVFASIWGVYNLLPPRLRENVIGVIVNKFRGDMTLFEKGIEIIEKEFHIPVLGVLPFIPLNLGFEDSASLKNFVQHKPHAQRKIAIIHYPTMSNYNDFEPLIADPDVLVEFVSTNMNLEPFESVILPGSKLVIKDLQWLKHTGLFAQLKTRKKEILGICGGYEMLFNAIHDPFALENETPCVEEGLGWIDDVIVLHTEKTVHKGEYTIFGKTIKGFQIRHGRSEKYPLYYEKEHIKGTFVHGIFHDDAFKHYQNKSIDAFVAVMREHLDVQRILRAL, encoded by the coding sequence ATGCCTAAACTAAACAATATCTCTATTTTTGGTACCTCCAGTGATGCAGGAAAAAGTACGCTAACCTTTGTCATCGGAAAAATTTTACAATCCTTTGGCTACCGTGTTGTTCCTTTTAAAGCGCAAAATGTCTCTAATAACGCTCATGTTGCGGATGATAGCAGTGAAATCGCCGTTGCACAAGCCTTTCAAGCCGATGTTTTAGGTGTGCCTACCAGTTACCATCTCAATCCTATTTTACTCAAATCAGGCACGCGCAACAATGCCATGCTGATTCTAAAAGGCAAAGCAATTGAGAACAAAGATGTACGAGCCTATTACCGTGAAATTGATACGCTAAAACCCATTGTTACAGAAGCCTTTTTGCACCTTGATGCCCGCTATGATTGCGTGATAGCCGAAGGGGCTGGTAGCCCTGTGGAACTTAATTTAATGGACAAAGACCTCTCCAATATTTTCATTGCCTCGTCGTTTCATACTAAAATTATTCTGGTTGCCGACATTGAAAAAGGGGGTGTTTTTGCTTCGATTTGGGGCGTGTATAACCTCCTTCCCCCTAGGCTAAGAGAAAATGTGATTGGTGTGATTGTTAATAAATTTCGAGGCGATATGACACTCTTTGAAAAGGGCATTGAGATTATCGAGAAAGAGTTTCACATTCCTGTACTAGGCGTGCTTCCTTTTATACCCCTGAATCTAGGCTTTGAAGACAGTGCCAGCTTAAAAAATTTTGTTCAACACAAACCCCATGCACAGCGTAAAATTGCCATCATTCACTACCCAACCATGAGCAACTACAACGATTTTGAGCCCTTAATTGCCGATCCTGATGTGCTGGTTGAGTTTGTAAGCACCAACATGAACCTTGAGCCTTTTGAGTCTGTGATTTTACCTGGGTCGAAATTGGTCATTAAAGATTTGCAGTGGCTTAAACACACAGGGCTTTTTGCCCAACTCAAAACCCGTAAAAAAGAGATTTTAGGCATTTGTGGGGGTTATGAAATGCTTTTTAATGCCATTCATGACCCTTTTGCCCTTGAAAATGAAACACCGTGCGTTGAAGAGGGTTTAGGATGGATTGATGATGTGATTGTCTTGCACACCGAAAAAACCGTTCATAAAGGTGAGTATACGATTTTTGGAAAAACGATAAAGGGGTTTCAAATTCGCCACGGACGCAGTGAAAAATACCCTTTGTACTATGAAAAGGAGCATATCAAGGGAACCTTTGTGCATGGCATTTTTCATGATGACGCCTTTAAGCACTACCAAAACAAAAGCATTGATGCCTTTGTAGCAGTGATGAGAGAACACCTTGATGTGCAAAGGATACTGCGTGCACTTTGA
- a CDS encoding EAL domain-containing protein, which translates to MSLPQMLCNENLLNECDVVRMLNDGHYWVEYEPIIDMKTGTIFGYEALARFVLNERRIPPMPVFMVAHQNPELFFRLESELKAMQLFHRPKNAMLFINLDPHNFSDEAKLSFWRELFLGAKNLCLEITENTDDMQTAFLSHCLDEIQTIGFPIAQDDIGNDEKPFCFDLTSRADFLKFDRTWLLKIKRCPDYQEILKGFLAFAKAQGKKSVLEGIESEGDFMLARALEVDYVQGYLFKHLNHHSC; encoded by the coding sequence ATGTCATTGCCTCAGATGCTTTGCAATGAAAATTTACTAAATGAATGTGATGTGGTTCGTATGCTCAATGATGGGCATTATTGGGTGGAGTACGAGCCTATTATTGATATGAAAACGGGTACTATTTTTGGGTATGAAGCCTTAGCCCGTTTTGTTTTAAATGAGAGGCGAATTCCCCCGATGCCTGTGTTTATGGTGGCGCATCAAAATCCAGAACTTTTCTTTCGCTTAGAGTCTGAATTAAAAGCCATGCAGCTTTTTCATAGACCTAAAAATGCCATGCTGTTTATCAACCTTGACCCACACAATTTTAGCGATGAAGCCAAGCTCTCATTTTGGAGAGAGCTTTTTTTAGGGGCTAAAAATCTTTGCCTTGAAATCACTGAAAATACGGATGATATGCAAACGGCTTTTTTATCCCATTGTTTAGATGAGATTCAAACCATTGGCTTTCCTATTGCGCAAGATGACATTGGAAACGATGAAAAACCCTTTTGTTTTGACTTAACCAGCAGGGCTGATTTTTTAAAGTTTGATAGAACATGGCTGTTAAAAATAAAGCGATGTCCTGATTATCAAGAGATTTTAAAAGGTTTTTTAGCCTTTGCAAAGGCACAAGGCAAAAAATCGGTTTTAGAGGGCATTGAGAGTGAGGGTGATTTTATGCTTGCTAGAGCGTTAGAAGTCGATTATGTTCAAGGCTACCTGTTTAAACACCTCAACCATCACTCTTGCTAA
- the cobT gene encoding nicotinate mononucleotide-dependent phosphoribosyltransferase CobT: MIQTITGRSDFIERLKGKNATFMLALSNTDTALIAGITQAGIPGQIYLTPTLDGEFVCTGAVHSLTQIPKTPTGIPTPALLSRAVHLLAPFNAIELLNLGLTIPPKVEGFCVHDFGLSPSGSIDQNAQIDARILFEKGRAFGENYTPKSDYLLLGESVPSGTTTALATALALGYEAHEKFSSSFAHAPSSIKHTVLNKALSHLKKSDTFFDTLGKVGDHMLIFTAGFLLGAHRKGYPIVLAGGTQMACVLLVLNAFLRYTNEPFDASSIALATTKWVHEDTNSDLKGLLEMLDFPINAYYANFDFALSSHPLLALYDKGEAKEGVGAGGCLVYGFLQGLEKASITQKVEAFLA; encoded by the coding sequence ATGATACAAACGATAACAGGAAGAAGCGATTTTATAGAGCGTTTGAAAGGCAAAAATGCCACCTTTATGCTAGCCCTTAGCAACACAGACACCGCCTTGATTGCGGGCATTACACAAGCGGGTATCCCAGGGCAAATTTACCTCACCCCCACACTCGATGGTGAGTTTGTCTGCACAGGAGCTGTCCACAGTTTAACCCAAATTCCCAAAACGCCCACAGGCATTCCTACCCCTGCACTGCTGAGCAGAGCCGTTCATCTCTTAGCCCCTTTTAACGCCATAGAGCTTTTAAATTTAGGGCTTACAATCCCCCCAAAGGTGGAGGGTTTTTGCGTGCATGACTTTGGGCTTTCCCCCTCAGGCTCCATCGACCAAAATGCCCAGATTGATGCACGCATACTCTTTGAAAAAGGACGAGCGTTTGGAGAAAACTACACCCCAAAAAGCGACTACCTTCTCTTAGGTGAATCGGTGCCTAGTGGTACCACAACCGCACTTGCCACGGCCCTTGCACTAGGATATGAGGCGCATGAAAAATTTAGCAGCTCCTTCGCACACGCTCCCTCCTCCATCAAGCATACAGTGCTTAACAAAGCTCTTAGCCACCTTAAGAAAAGCGATACCTTTTTTGACACACTGGGCAAAGTGGGTGATCATATGCTGATTTTTACCGCAGGGTTTCTTTTAGGCGCACATCGCAAAGGCTATCCTATTGTCCTAGCAGGGGGAACACAAATGGCATGCGTGCTCTTGGTGCTTAATGCCTTTTTACGTTACACGAACGAGCCTTTTGATGCTTCTTCTATCGCACTTGCCACTACCAAATGGGTGCATGAAGACACCAACAGTGACCTCAAAGGGCTTTTAGAAATGCTTGATTTCCCCATTAATGCTTATTATGCCAATTTTGACTTTGCTCTCTCGTCCCATCCTTTATTGGCACTCTATGACAAGGGCGAAGCCAAAGAGGGTGTGGGTGCAGGGGGATGTTTGGTGTATGGCTTCTTACAAGGGCTAGAAAAAGCCTCTATCACACAAAAGGTTGAGGCATTTTTAGCATGA
- the cbiB gene encoding adenosylcobinamide-phosphate synthase CbiB, with translation MHFELALLAYIMDRLFGEFSFIPFYKHPVIFMGEFCTWFEKHFYKDSFVRGMLLNLSLLVLIALVVYGIECYVENLFLLALLASTGLASRSLYESVKEILHTPEAICYLVSRDTEHLSQSEIHKAAIETYAENLSDGVIAPLLYLLLFGLYGLFLYKGINTLDSMVGYKNARYIHFGKFSALLDDVANFIPARITALLIAMLFGSRRAFMHFYRFGKGHASPNAGHPISAMALCLGICLGGPTSYFGTLHAKPFFGDGRAELEALDLQKALSLQPKLDASLLIFLMLGALCTRFI, from the coding sequence GTGCACTTTGAACTTGCGCTGCTTGCATACATCATGGATAGGCTCTTTGGGGAGTTTAGCTTTATACCTTTTTACAAACATCCTGTCATCTTTATGGGAGAATTTTGTACGTGGTTTGAGAAGCACTTTTACAAAGACTCTTTTGTGCGTGGTATGCTCTTAAATCTGAGTTTACTAGTGCTTATTGCGCTTGTGGTCTATGGCATAGAGTGCTACGTAGAGAACCTCTTTCTTTTAGCGCTGCTTGCATCCACAGGTTTAGCCTCACGCTCTTTGTATGAGAGTGTCAAAGAGATTCTTCATACCCCAGAAGCAATTTGCTATCTTGTCAGCCGTGATACAGAGCATTTAAGTCAAAGTGAGATTCATAAAGCCGCCATTGAAACCTATGCGGAAAATCTAAGCGATGGGGTGATTGCCCCCTTATTGTACCTCCTCTTGTTTGGTCTTTATGGACTCTTTCTCTACAAAGGGATTAATACCTTAGATTCGATGGTGGGTTATAAAAATGCACGCTACATCCACTTTGGAAAATTTAGCGCCCTGCTCGATGATGTGGCAAATTTTATTCCTGCACGTATCACTGCACTTCTCATTGCCATGCTTTTTGGCTCACGAAGAGCTTTCATGCATTTTTACCGTTTTGGCAAAGGACACGCCAGTCCTAATGCAGGGCATCCTATTTCTGCCATGGCACTGTGTCTTGGGATTTGTTTAGGCGGTCCAACCTCCTATTTTGGAACCTTGCACGCCAAACCTTTTTTTGGAGATGGCAGAGCTGAGTTAGAGGCTTTGGACCTTCAAAAAGCCCTTAGCTTGCAACCCAAACTTGATGCAAGCCTTCTTATCTTTTTAATGCTAGGAGCCCTATGCACACGTTTTATCTAG
- a CDS encoding histidine phosphatase family protein — translation MALTLLRHAAPSERYQKTYLGWSDVDIDETLFDASSLSLLHASSFDCIYSSDLKRCTQTLDRLGFTYTSDARLREVKFKEEIEMKRFEEIEKLPSFSPEYLSSEAAWFSYISEESAAHFSQRVQSFLDELNPKHTTLICAHKGTLNHILQCLGKKPFRFDYLEAYCL, via the coding sequence ATGGCACTAACCCTGCTTCGCCACGCCGCACCCTCTGAGCGCTACCAAAAAACTTACCTTGGATGGAGTGATGTGGACATCGATGAGACGCTGTTTGATGCTTCCTCACTTTCTCTGCTTCACGCATCCTCTTTTGATTGTATTTACAGTTCAGATTTGAAGCGATGCACCCAAACCTTGGATAGGCTAGGCTTCACCTACACAAGCGATGCACGTTTAAGAGAGGTCAAATTTAAAGAAGAGATTGAGATGAAGCGTTTTGAGGAGATTGAAAAGCTCCCCTCTTTTTCGCCTGAATACCTGAGCAGTGAAGCAGCGTGGTTTTCGTACATCAGTGAAGAGAGTGCTGCGCATTTTAGCCAAAGAGTTCAATCGTTTTTAGACGAACTCAACCCCAAACACACCACCCTCATTTGCGCACACAAAGGAACACTGAACCACATACTTCAGTGCTTAGGAAAAAAACCTTTTCGTTTTGATTATTTAGAGGCGTATTGCCTCTAA
- a CDS encoding phosphotransferase, producing the protein MGVKTTLTCKDLAPYFKATRLIPTLHGTSDSVYIVDDMYILKLFESVTCKEVEAEVKLLKVCDSLPVARIVREPFVVKGKPALLYEKAKGEVLAHASHAHIAQIGAFLRHFHAIARHHHSDTPPRFTQTILHEMIKKSGYTPFMNRFHTLSLELRNDGIIHGDLFIDNATFEADTLSCVFDFSHSCTGDFLFDLAVVALSWCQTQEEKKVLLKSYQSSISLERFEAYIAFAGLYYSGRRYLEQRDFNDLWRKVG; encoded by the coding sequence ATGGGTGTAAAAACAACACTTACATGTAAAGACCTTGCGCCCTATTTTAAAGCAACACGCCTGATTCCAACCCTGCATGGCACAAGCGATAGTGTCTATATTGTCGATGATATGTACATTTTAAAACTCTTTGAAAGCGTTACATGTAAAGAGGTAGAAGCAGAAGTAAAGCTCCTAAAGGTCTGTGATTCTTTGCCTGTGGCTCGCATCGTTCGTGAACCTTTTGTGGTGAAGGGAAAACCCGCACTCTTGTACGAAAAAGCCAAAGGAGAAGTACTTGCACATGCCTCGCACGCACACATCGCACAAATAGGCGCATTTTTACGCCACTTTCATGCCATCGCCCGTCATCATCATAGTGATACTCCACCCCGTTTCACCCAGACAATCTTGCATGAGATGATCAAAAAAAGTGGCTATACTCCTTTTATGAACCGTTTTCATACGCTCTCTTTGGAGCTTCGCAATGATGGTATTATTCACGGAGATTTGTTTATTGATAACGCTACGTTTGAAGCAGACACCCTCTCGTGTGTCTTTGATTTTAGCCACAGTTGCACGGGTGATTTTCTCTTTGATTTGGCAGTCGTTGCCCTCTCATGGTGCCAAACACAAGAAGAAAAAAAGGTATTGCTCAAGAGTTATCAAAGCAGCATCAGTCTTGAACGCTTTGAAGCGTACATTGCCTTTGCAGGGCTGTATTACAGTGGAAGACGCTATTTAGAACAACGAGATTTTAATGATTTATGGAGAAAAGTAGGATGA
- a CDS encoding cobyrinate a,c-diamide synthase → MHLCISATASHSGKTLLSTALLHRYRGTIRPYKIGPDFIDPHFHAHLCGTPSINLDSYMMNEAQVQWLYAHYNDKKSTLIEGVMGYYDGEDMGCSTYGITALLGVATLMILDAKGSYITLSAIVHGLKTYKPHHTIKAIVLNHIGSLSHYERIKAILEHDHPEIAVVGWIKKELKAIPSTHLGLDLTQTSLLDSLSDDVLEHIDLALLEQIAQPITPFTKPSYPFEAFAKTTQKLALVYDENFSFLYHDNLCFLQEVFQEVRMVDASKDEAIPDDVDAVYICGGYVETPQAYAKLQKAERFKASLCAHAKSKKVYAECAGLLYLGNKVDDKAMSALLDVDFTLEKRPQRLGYYHTPCGVKGHAFHYTKTCDTSLHSEPLIKASTHESSSGSWQKGGIFGTYLHTLFRAHPTLIQERLV, encoded by the coding sequence ATGCACCTATGCATCAGTGCTACGGCTTCACACAGTGGCAAAACCCTGCTGAGCACTGCCTTATTGCACCGTTATAGAGGAACTATTCGTCCGTATAAAATTGGACCTGATTTTATCGACCCACATTTTCATGCCCATCTGTGTGGCACGCCGAGCATTAATTTAGATAGCTATATGATGAATGAAGCGCAAGTGCAATGGCTCTATGCCCACTATAACGATAAAAAATCAACCCTCATCGAGGGCGTTATGGGCTATTATGACGGTGAGGATATGGGATGCAGTACCTATGGCATTACTGCGTTGCTAGGCGTTGCCACCCTGATGATTTTAGATGCCAAAGGCAGTTACATTACCCTTAGTGCCATTGTCCACGGGCTTAAAACCTACAAACCACACCATACCATTAAGGCCATTGTGCTTAATCATATTGGCTCCCTAAGCCATTATGAACGCATTAAAGCCATTTTAGAACACGATCACCCAGAAATTGCTGTCGTAGGCTGGATAAAAAAAGAGTTAAAAGCAATCCCTAGCACCCATTTGGGTTTGGATTTAACCCAAACATCCTTGCTCGATAGCCTTAGCGATGACGTCTTAGAGCATATTGATTTAGCGCTGCTTGAGCAAATCGCCCAACCTATAACACCCTTTACCAAACCCAGCTACCCTTTTGAAGCTTTTGCTAAGACCACACAAAAACTAGCCCTTGTGTACGATGAGAATTTCTCGTTTTTATACCACGATAACCTTTGTTTTTTACAAGAAGTCTTCCAAGAGGTGCGCATGGTTGATGCCAGTAAAGATGAGGCGATTCCTGATGATGTGGACGCTGTTTACATCTGTGGAGGTTACGTGGAAACCCCTCAAGCCTATGCAAAATTGCAAAAAGCAGAGCGCTTTAAAGCCTCCCTTTGTGCCCATGCTAAAAGCAAAAAAGTGTATGCCGAGTGTGCAGGACTTTTGTATTTAGGAAACAAGGTCGATGACAAAGCCATGAGTGCTTTGCTGGATGTGGATTTTACCCTTGAAAAACGCCCCCAACGCTTAGGCTACTACCACACACCCTGTGGGGTAAAAGGGCACGCGTTTCACTACACCAAAACGTGCGATACCTCGTTACATTCTGAGCCACTGATTAAAGCGTCTACCCATGAATCAAGCAGTGGAAGTTGGCAAAAAGGGGGCATTTTTGGCACCTATTTGCACACCTTATTTCGAGCCCATCCCACCCTTATTCAAGAGAGGTTAGTATGA
- a CDS encoding aminotransferase class I/II-fold pyridoxal phosphate-dependent enzyme, which yields MKPFEHGGDVTRFAAERGCGIEEVIDLSSNINFIKPKKNLSHLHLESYPNYDALSLSLSHHFKVLPENMELFNGGSSAIYALFRHLENQTCYLYAPAYLEYKCAALAYNKQLVLINRFEPLPTKLEKNALVIFINPSTPDGTYYDLPELFRVWMAHDATVIVDESFLAFCEKQSALPYLQHYEKLYILSSLTKFYACAGVRVGVVLSNTANIQSLKAKEPLWKISAFDSDFITSILDDRDFKEHTLKENARAKAYLKKILEDSKLCEKIYPSDANFFLVKLASHDAKTLASHLAKHNIMIRDCSNFDFLDTLHVRFAVKSIKDLEHLQKGLACLN from the coding sequence ATGAAACCCTTTGAGCACGGGGGCGATGTCACACGTTTTGCTGCTGAGCGTGGGTGTGGTATTGAAGAGGTGATAGACCTCTCCTCCAATATTAATTTTATTAAACCCAAAAAAAACCTTTCACATCTACACCTTGAAAGCTACCCCAATTACGATGCGCTTAGCCTCTCTTTGTCGCACCATTTCAAGGTTTTACCTGAAAATATGGAACTTTTCAATGGAGGAAGCAGTGCTATTTATGCCCTTTTTCGCCACCTTGAAAACCAGACGTGCTACCTTTATGCCCCTGCGTATTTGGAGTACAAGTGTGCCGCCCTTGCTTACAATAAACAGTTGGTGCTGATTAACAGATTTGAGCCATTGCCCACAAAGCTTGAGAAAAATGCATTGGTGATTTTTATCAACCCCTCTACACCTGATGGCACGTACTATGACTTGCCTGAGCTTTTTCGTGTCTGGATGGCACACGATGCAACCGTTATCGTCGATGAGTCTTTTTTAGCCTTTTGCGAAAAACAAAGTGCCCTCCCCTACCTGCAACACTATGAAAAACTTTACATTCTAAGCTCTCTTACGAAATTTTACGCTTGTGCGGGGGTGAGAGTTGGGGTGGTACTCTCCAATACAGCAAACATTCAAAGCCTCAAAGCCAAAGAGCCTTTGTGGAAAATTTCTGCTTTTGATAGCGATTTTATTACCTCCATCCTTGATGATAGAGACTTTAAAGAACACACGCTCAAAGAAAATGCCCGTGCAAAAGCCTACTTGAAAAAGATTTTGGAAGACTCTAAATTGTGTGAGAAAATTTATCCCAGTGATGCGAACTTTTTTCTCGTCAAACTCGCCTCACACGATGCTAAAACCCTAGCATCGCATCTTGCCAAACACAACATTATGATACGAGATTGCTCAAACTTTGATTTTTTAGATACCTTACATGTACGCTTTGCTGTTAAATCAATCAAAGATTTGGAACACTTGCAAAAGGGACTTGCATGCCTAAACTAA
- a CDS encoding bifunctional adenosylcobinamide kinase/adenosylcobinamide-phosphate guanylyltransferase gives MKILYFGGQRSGKSALAEAKALSIATSTPYYIATYDASYGDTQMHERIALHRQNRLQRFITLESPLNLASLIQENHTYLIDCLSMWILNHTKSDISLLMAELTALKQSHANIIFVLNDVNSGVAPIDSFSRHYIDTCGTIGQYIASFCDEVYEVKLGIGVKLK, from the coding sequence ATGAAAATACTCTATTTTGGAGGACAGCGCTCAGGTAAAAGCGCTCTTGCTGAAGCCAAAGCCCTTAGCATCGCAACCAGCACGCCCTATTACATTGCCACGTACGATGCGAGTTATGGGGATACCCAGATGCACGAGCGTATTGCGTTGCACCGTCAAAACCGTTTGCAACGCTTTATCACCCTTGAATCCCCCCTGAATCTTGCATCCTTAATACAAGAAAATCATACCTACCTCATCGACTGCCTCTCTATGTGGATACTCAACCACACAAAGAGTGACATTTCCCTTTTGATGGCAGAACTTACTGCCCTAAAGCAGAGTCATGCCAACATCATTTTTGTACTCAACGACGTCAATTCAGGCGTAGCTCCAATCGATTCTTTTTCACGTCACTACATTGATACGTGTGGCACCATCGGTCAATACATCGCTTCCTTTTGTGATGAAGTCTACGAAGTCAAACTGGGCATTGGGGTAAAACTAAAATGA
- a CDS encoding adenosylcobinamide-GDP ribazoletransferase has protein sequence MHTFYLGLKFSLSYFTILPMHFKASDDVGHPPVLSSMLFFFPLVGVLLSAITLILYHFLLAPLQGVGAFIAAVVYMLLYGFIHTEAISDCVDALYAKHSGKDAYKVIKEAHIGAMGMLYTLAFVLIKVALLGYMLSHALYSEFIAVTLCSRFALVVLMKTLHFRSSFVTSLQEALVPKMLFLSFMVTLLVGIFLLKGDFLLLLTCTLVFAFIVATRLAKGLGFLNGDGLGATLELCEALLFLGIALWH, from the coding sequence ATGCACACGTTTTATCTAGGATTGAAATTTTCCCTCAGTTATTTCACCATTCTTCCCATGCACTTTAAAGCAAGCGATGATGTAGGTCATCCTCCCGTACTTTCTTCCATGCTCTTTTTCTTTCCCCTCGTAGGCGTTTTGCTTAGTGCCATCACCCTCATACTCTATCATTTTTTACTTGCACCCTTGCAAGGAGTGGGTGCGTTTATTGCCGCTGTGGTTTACATGCTTTTGTATGGCTTTATTCACACAGAAGCCATCAGTGATTGTGTGGATGCTTTGTATGCCAAACACAGCGGAAAAGATGCGTATAAGGTTATTAAAGAAGCGCACATTGGGGCTATGGGAATGCTCTACACCCTAGCGTTCGTTCTTATCAAAGTGGCTTTACTAGGGTATATGCTTAGCCATGCCTTGTACAGTGAATTTATAGCGGTGACTTTGTGTTCAAGGTTTGCCCTTGTGGTGCTGATGAAAACCCTACACTTTCGCTCTTCTTTTGTGACATCCTTGCAAGAAGCATTGGTTCCTAAAATGCTTTTCTTGAGCTTTATGGTGACCCTACTGGTAGGAATTTTCCTTTTAAAGGGGGATTTTTTACTTCTATTGACATGCACCCTTGTTTTTGCTTTTATCGTAGCAACACGTCTTGCAAAAGGGCTTGGTTTTTTAAACGGAGATGGGCTTGGAGCCACATTGGAGTTGTGTGAAGCGCTACTTTTTTTAGGCATTGCGCTATGGCACTAA
- a CDS encoding SLAC1 anion channel family protein, which yields MEVTEKVETVEQNRLKFFPVMMYAIVMGLCGLTIMYQKAVSVLGFSEWIAFGLMGVSTFVFALISVVYMIKFFTYQEAVKKEFMHPVRINFFAAISISMLMLAIIYKEHYEGVAAVFWYAGVVLHFYLTMYTISFWINHNQELAHSNPAWLIPVVGNVLVPIGGVGFASQGVLLYFFSIGIFFWLVLFAILLNRIIFHHQLAIKFMPTLFILIAPPAVGFLAYFKMFGVVDLFANILFDLALFFTLLIAFLYKNFLKIKFFISWWAFVFPLAAMGISSMIMYSQTHDIFTLIFSYVMVAVTTAMIGVVIYQTVLHMQKGEICIQE from the coding sequence ATGGAAGTAACCGAAAAAGTGGAAACAGTCGAACAAAATAGACTTAAATTTTTTCCTGTTATGATGTACGCTATTGTTATGGGACTGTGTGGATTGACCATTATGTATCAAAAAGCAGTGAGTGTATTGGGTTTTTCAGAGTGGATCGCCTTTGGACTGATGGGGGTATCGACCTTTGTTTTTGCGCTAATAAGCGTGGTCTATATGATCAAGTTTTTTACGTACCAAGAGGCGGTAAAAAAAGAGTTTATGCATCCTGTACGTATTAACTTTTTTGCAGCCATTTCCATTTCTATGCTGATGCTTGCGATTATTTATAAAGAACATTACGAGGGAGTTGCTGCTGTTTTTTGGTATGCAGGGGTTGTGCTTCATTTTTACCTTACCATGTACACCATCTCTTTTTGGATCAATCATAACCAAGAACTCGCCCACTCCAATCCTGCGTGGCTCATTCCTGTGGTTGGAAATGTTTTAGTGCCCATTGGGGGTGTTGGCTTTGCAAGTCAAGGGGTTTTGCTCTACTTTTTTAGCATTGGTATCTTCTTTTGGCTGGTCTTGTTTGCTATTTTGCTCAATCGCATTATTTTTCATCATCAATTAGCCATTAAATTTATGCCAACGCTTTTTATTTTAATTGCGCCTCCTGCGGTTGGTTTTTTAGCTTATTTTAAAATGTTTGGTGTGGTGGATTTGTTTGCCAATATCCTTTTTGATTTGGCACTTTTCTTTACACTTCTGATTGCCTTTTTGTATAAAAACTTTTTGAAAATCAAGTTTTTTATTTCATGGTGGGCATTTGTTTTCCCTTTAGCGGCTATGGGGATTAGCTCGATGATTATGTATTCCCAAACACACGACATCTTTACGCTTATTTTCTCGTATGTGATGGTTGCGGTGACAACAGCTATGATTGGTGTGGTCATCTACCAAACCGTGCTTCATATGCAAAAAGGTGAGATTTGTATTCAAGAGTAG